The genomic window TGTCGCCGCGGTCCACCAGGTGGTTGACCGGCCGCACCGCGGGCAGCGCCCGCCGGGTGAACACGATCCGGCCCAGGGGCACCGAGGCGAGCAGGCGCAGCGCCTCCTCGGCCTCCAGACGGAGGGTGCGCCGGGCACCGGCGGAGACCGGGGGAGCGCCGGGGGCGTGCGGGGCCGGGACGGGGGCGAGAGCGGCGTCGTCTTTCACGGTGCCTTCCAGGGGGAGGGGGGACTTCCCCGCAGTACAGACCCCGGGAGGCGGCGCGGAAAGGGCCGTTCGGCCCCCGCCCGCAGGGTCCCGTCCCGGCGGTGGACGCCTCCGGGACGTACCGGCCCGCGGGCGGCCCGGGGGACGGCCGGCCGCGCCCGGGCCGGTACGTCCGGGGCGCGAGGCAGAGTCGATCACGGCCGCCGGGGCGGCGCCCAGGGCCGTTCGGCCCTCCCCGACCAGGGCCGAACGGCCTTCGGACCCCGATGCCATACTGACGCCGCCTCAGCTCCCGTCCCTGCCCAGGAGTCCCCACGTGAAGCCTCTCCACCCCGCCGTTCCCGACGCCCCGTCAGCGGGCCCGCGGTGCTGACCGCGCCGAGCCCCGCCGGTGACACGGCCGCCCGTCCGGTCCGGGTCTTCCTCCTCGACGACCACGAGGTCGTCCGGCGCGGGGTCCGCGACCTGCTGGAGGCCGAGCCCGACATCGAGGTGGTCGGCGAGGCCGCGACCGCCCGCGAGGTGCTCGCCCGCGTGCCCGCCGCCCGCCCGGACGTCGCCGTGCTCGACGTACGCCTCGGCAGCGCGACCGGCGGGGACCACGAGGGGGTGGAGGTCTGCCGGGAACTGCGGGCGGCCATGCCGGAGCTCGCCTGCCTGATGCTGACGTCCTTCGACGACGACGAGGCCCTGTTCGACGCGATCATGGCGGGCGCGGCCGGCTACGTCCTCAAGCAGATCGGCGGCTCCGACCTGGTGCACGCGGTCCGCACGGTGGCCACCGGCAAGTCCCTGCTCGACCCGCGGATGACCAGCCGGGTGATGGCCCGCATCCGGGGCCCCGAGCCGGAGCCCGAACCGCGTGCGGCCGCCACGGCCGAGCTGGACCGGCTCTCGCCCCGCGAGCGGGAGATCCTCGACCTCATCGGCCTGGGGCTGACCAACCGGCAGATCGCGGAGCGGCTGTTCCTCGCCGAGAAGACGGTGAAGAACCGGGTGTCCGCCATCCTCGGCAAGCTGGGGGTCGGCCGCCGCATCCAGGCGGCGATGCTCGCCGAGCGGCTCCGCGAGCAGTAGCCGGTCCGCGGGCAGCGGCCGGTCCGCGGGCAGCGGCCGGTCCGCCGGCACCGGGCGCTTCCCGGGCAGTGGGCGGTTCGCGAGCCCTAGCAGGTCCGCAGCCGGTCCGCCGTTCCCGCGACGGTCCGCCGTTCCCCCGACGGTCCGCCGGTCCGTAGCCGGTCCGCCGGTCCCGCCCCCGGTCCGCCGGGCCGGCGACCCGGTCAGTCCTGGTGCAGCGGCACCGTCCACACCACGCGGGTGCCGCCGCCCGGGTGGTCCCGGAGCTCCAGCGTCCCGCCGTACTGCTCGGCGCGCGACCGCAGGTTGAGCAGCCCGCCGGTCGGTGCGGCGGCCCCCAGGCCGATCCCGTCGTCCGTGATCGTGAGGACGAGCCGGTCGGCCGGTTCCGGGACGGCGAGCAGGACGTCGGCGCGGCGCGCGCGGGCGTGCCGGGCGCTGTTGCTGAGGGACTCGACCGTCACGGCGAGCACGTGCTCCGCGAGCTCGTCCGGAACGGCGGTGTCGACCGCGCCGGTGATCCGCAGCGAGGGCGGGAAGCCCAGGGACTGCGCCGCCAGCTGGACGGTCTCCGCCATCCTGCGGCGCAGCGCCGGGCCGCCCCGGTCCTCGGCCGGCGTGCGGAGCTGCAGGATCGTGGAACGGATGATCTGGATGGTGGCGTCGAGGTCGTCGACCGCCCGCGAGACCCGCTCGGCCGCGCTCTGCTCTCCGATCAGACGGGTCGCGCTCTGCAGCGTCATCCCGGTGGCGAAGAGCCGCTGGATGGCCAGGTCGTGCAGGTCGCGGGCGATGCGGTCGCGGTCGTGGAGCACCGCCAGCTCCTCGGACTCGGCCCGCCTGCGGGCGAGTTCGAGGGCGATCGAGGCCTGGTCGGCGAAGCCGCTGAGCAACTCCACCTCCGTGGTGTCGAACCCGGGCCGGCCCGCCCGCCGGGCCAGCCGCAGCGCCCCGCACACGGAGTCGTCGACGGGCAGCGGCACGGCCACCACGGGGCCGTGCTCGGGCGGGGCACCGCCGTCCGCGCGCAGCGGCCGCGCCCGGGCGTCGGTGCGGACGTCCGCGGTGACGGCGGGCCGCCGGGTGCACGCCGCGAGCCCCGCCAGCGAGTCGCCCGCCGGGAGCCGCGCGCCGAGCACCGCGTCGGCGGTGTCCCCGTCGGCGACCTGGACCGCGAGCTCGCCGCCGCGGCCGGCCGGCAGCAGGATGGCGGCGAGATCGGCGTCGGCCACCTCCCGGGCCCGCCGGGCGATCAGCCGCAGCACCCGGTCCGGGTCGGTCCCGGCGAGCAGCGCCCGGGTGATCTCCGCGAGTGCCTCCAGCCGGTGCTCGCGGCGCCTGCTGTCGTGGTAGAGGCGGGCGTTGTCGATGGCGACCCCCGCCGCGGTCGACAGGGTCGTCAGGACCGCCTCGTCGTCGGCGTCGAAACCGCCGGCGCCGCGCTTCTCGGTCAGGTAGATGTTGCCGAACACCTCGTCCCTGACCCGGATCGGCGCCCCCAGGAACGTACGCATCGGCGGATGGTGCGCGGGGAAGCCGAAGCTGCTCGGGTGCCGGGCCAGGTCGTCCAGGCGCAACGGGACCGGGTTGCGGATCAGTTCGCCGAGGATGCCGTGGCCGCAGGGCGCGGGACCGATCCGCTCGGCCAGCTCGTCCGCCATGCCCACCGGCAGGAACTGCGAGAGCCGCTCCCCGTCGCCGATCACTCCCAGCGCGCCGTACTCGGCGTCGGTGAGGGTCACCGCCGCCTCCACGATCCCCTGGAGGACCTGCGGGAGTTCGAGGTCGCGGCCGAGGTCCATGACCGCGGCGAGGAGCGCGTGCATCCGCTCCGGGACGTCGAGCCGCGGCAGGGGCGTGCCCGGGAGTTCTGCTGTGTCGGACATGCCCGCCTGCTCCGCCGTGTGCTCTTCGTGCCTCTTCCTCCGGCAGGTTACGTCACCGTCGAGGCCCGGCCGCAGGGGCCGTTCGGCCCTGGGCGCGGCGCCCGGACGGGGACTGTTCGACCCTGTCGGCCACCGGCCGCGGCGAGAAGCATGGGCGACGGCCGGGAGGCGGCCGAGCAATCCCCCGTGTGGACGCCTCCCGGCTCGTGAGTACCGAAGTCGACAGGGAGGTCGTCGTCCGGTGGGCGAGGCAAAGAGCGTGCAGAGGCAGTCCGGGCGCCCGAGGAGGCCCGCCCCGGCGGGCGGAACCGGCGGCCCACGGCCGGACCGGGGCTCGTGGGTGGACTGGCTGACCACCACCGACCACAAGCGCATCGGCACGATGTACCTGGTCGCGGCGCTGTTCTTCTTCTGCGTCGGTGGCGTGATGGCCCTGGTGATGCGGGCGGAACTGGCCCGCCCCGGCACGCAGATCATGTCGAACGAGCAGTTCAACCAGGCCTTCACGATGCACGGTTCGATCATGCTGCTGCTCTTCGCGATGCCGCTGTTCACCGGTTTCGCGAACTGGATCATGCCGCTGCAGATCGGGGCGCCGGACGTCGCCTTCCCCCGGCTGAACATGCTGGCGTTCTGGCTCTACCTCTTCGGTTCGCTGATCGCGGCCGGCGGCTTCCTCACCCCGGGCGGGGCCGCGGACTTCGGCTGGTTCCTCTACGCGCCGCTCTCCGACGCCGTCCACTCGCCGGGTCTCGGCGCCGACCTGTGGATCATGGGAGTCGCGCTCTCCGGCTTCGGTTCGATCGCGGGCGCGGTCAACTTCATCACCACGATCCTCTGCATGCGGGCCCCCGGCATGACCATGTTCCGGATGTCGATCTTCACCTGGAACGTGCTGCTCACGTCCCTGCTCGTCCTGCTGGTCTTCCCGGTCCTCGCGGCGGCGCTGTTCGCCCTCGAATGCGACCGGAAGTTCGGCTCGCACGTCTTCGACGCGGCCAACGGCGGGGCACTGCTCTGGCAGCACCTCTTCTGGTTCTTCGGGCATCCGGAGGTGTACATCCTCGCGCTGCCGTTCTTCGGCATCGTCTCCGAGGTCGTCCCGGTCTTCAGCCGCAAGCCGATGTTCGGCTACATCGGCCTGGTCGCCGCGACCATCGCGATCGCCGGTCTGTCGGTCACCGTGTGGGCCCACCACATGTACGTCACCGGTGGCGTGCTCCTGCCCTTCTTCTCCTTCATGACCTTCCTCATCGCCGTTCCGACCGGCGTGAAGTTCTTCAACTGGATCGGAACGATGTGGAAGGGCTCGCTGTCCTTCGAGACCCCGATGCTCTGGGCCACCGGCTTCCTCATGACCTTCACCTTCGGCGGGCTGACCGGCGTCATCCTGGCCTCGCCGCCGATGGACTTCCACGTCTCCGACTCGTACTTCGTCGTCGCCCACTTCCACTACACGCTCTTCGGCACCGTCGTGTACGCGATGTTCGCGGGATTCCACTTCTGGTGGCCGAAGTTCACCGGGCGGATGCTGGACGAGCGGCTCGGCAAGATGACCTTCTGGACGCTCACCGCCGGCTTCCACGCGACCTTCCTGGTCCAGCACTGGCTGGGCGCCGAGGGCATGCCGCGCCGCTACGCCGACTACCTGGACGCCGACGGCTTCACCGCCCTCAACACGATCTCCACCCTCGGCTCCTTCCTCCTCGGCCTGTCCTTCCTGCCCTTCTTCTACAACGTCTGGAAGACCGCCCGGTACGGCGAGAAGGTCGGCACCGACGACCCCTGGGGCTACGGCCGCTCGCTGGAATGGGCGACCTCCTGCCCCCCGCCCCGGCACAACTTCGCCGTCCTGCCCAGGATCCGTTCCGAATCCCCGGCGTTCGACCTGCACCACCCCGAGATCGCCGCCGTCGACCGGATCGAGAACCGGCCGCACGAGACGGCGGGCGCCCGGTGACCCCCGTCCTCGCCCTGGGCGTCGGCGCCGTCACCGCCGCCGGCTGCGTCTGGTACGTCCCCGCTCTCGTCGACCTGAGGGCCGGAGCCGACCGTCCCGCCTCCCGGCGCCTCCGGGCCGCGGCCTGCGTCACCGGCTGGGCCACGGCCGCCCTGGCCGTCCCGCTGATCCTGGCCGGACTCCCGGCCCCGCTCCTCCTCGCGGTCGCCGTGGCCGGCGCCACCGCGAGCGCCACGGTACGGGCCCGAGCGGCGGTACGGCACGGCCGCGAGGAGCGGGAGACCGCCGCCTGCTGGGCGGCCCTGGACACCCCGCCGCCCGCCCCGCCGGCACGACCCGGCCGCCGGGCGAAAGGGCCGAACGGCCCTGGTCGGGGCGGGCCGTTCGGCCCTCCGGCGGGGCCGGACGGCGGCGGCGGCGCGGTGCGAGACTGACGTGCCTTCAGGCGGACCCAGGGAGAGATCCGGCACGTGAGCGCCACCACGAGCGACAGCTACGACGAGTACCACGCCCTCCTCGCGCGACAGGACGCCATGCGGCTGCGCCAGCGGCTGCTCGCCCCGTCCGGCGCGGAACGGCCGCGGGATTCCGGGCGCTCCTTCGAGGGCGCCGCCGACCGGGAGACGATCCTGCGGACGCTGCCGCTGGTCACCCCGTTCAGCGAGCTCATCGACCACCTCTACCGGGCGATGTTCGCCGAGCACCCCTACCTGCGGCGGCTGTTCCCCGGGTCGATGGACTTCCAGCGGGCCCATCTGGAACAGGCCCTCCGCTACCTCATCGAGCACCTGGACCGGCCCGAGGAGGTGACCGCCTTCTGCACCCGGCTGGGGCGCGACCACCGCAAACTCGGCGTCCGGCCGGTGCACTTCGAGGTGTTCGAGGCGGCGCTCGCCGAGGCGCTGCGGCGCAGCGCGGGCGAGCGGTGGCACCGGGAGCTGGAGCGGGCCTGGCTGCGGATGGTCCGCTTCGCCGTCACGGCCATGGTCGAGGGGGCCAACCGGTCGCTGACCGAACCCGCCTCCTGGAACGCGACCGTGACGGAGCACCGCCTCGCCGCACCGGGCCTCGCCGTGCTCCGGGTCCGCACCGCGGAGCCCTACCCGTACCGGGCCGGACAGTTCGCCACGATCGAGTCGCCGCTGCTGCCGCACGCCTGGCGGCCGTACTCCGTGGCCCGCGCGCCCCGGCCCGACGGGGAGCTGGAGTTCCACGTCCGCCGCACCGGCCCGGGCGGGGTGAGCGACGCGTTGGTGACGCGCACCCGGGTCGGCGACGTCCTGCGCCTGGGGCCCGCGCAGGGGGCCATGACCCTGGACGACGGCCCGGCCGCCCGGGACGTGCTGATCGTGGCCGGCGGGACCGGCTGGGCCACCGCCAAGGCGCTGCTGGACGAGCTGGCCCTGCGCCGCACCCCGTACCGCGCGGCCCGGCTGTTCCTGGGCGCCCGCACGCCCGCCGACCTCTACGACACGGCCGCCCTCACCGAGCTGGAGAGGCGGCACGCCTGGCTGCGCGTCGTCCCCGTGATCGGCGCCGGCCACGGAGCGCCGGGGGAGGACTCGCTCGCCGACGCGGTGACCCGGCACGGCGACTGGTCGCGGCACGTCGCCTACCTGAGCGGCCCGCCCGCCATGGTCACCGCCGTCGCCGGAGCGCTCCTGGAGACCGGTGTCCCCGCCGGGCGGGTGCTGCACGACCCCGTCGGCGGGGACACCCGGGTGCCCGTTCAGGGCAGGGGGGCTGAGGCCGTGTCCGGAAAGCAGCGCCGTCTGCCCGCGGGCCAGGCGGGATTTCCGGACACGAACTAAGCCGTCAGGCCGGCCCCTCGGGCCCGGCCGGGGCCTCCGCCGGGACGGAGCGCAGCACGCGGAAGCGACCGGGCTCCGCCGGGTCCCGGTCGGCGACCTGGACGGGCGGCCACGCCCACTGCCACACGCCGACACCCGGCGCGCGGGTGAAGCGGATCGGCCCGCGGGTGCCCTCGACCGCCACCCGGGGCCAGGCCCCCGCGACCGCCGCCCGGTCCGTCCCGTACGAACGGAACACCCCGGCCAGCACGGTGACGGTGTCCCAGCCCTCGAAGGCCACGAAGGAGGGCGCCTCGCCCAGCAGCCCCCGCAGCTCCTCCCCGACCCGCTCGCCCAGCGGGCCCGGCCGCTCCGGCAGATAGCGCAGGAACGGGATCCCCGCGCCGTCCGCGCCGAGCGCTTCGGCCCACCCGGCGAACTCCGGCTGCCCGGCCGGGGCGCCGACGAGGAGCTCCGCGAGCCGGGGGTCGCTGCGGACGGCCCGGACCAGCGGCACCGCCGGCTCCGGCTGGCCGACCAGCAGGAGGAACGCCGTCGCCCCGTGCTCGACGAGGGCGTCG from Streptomyces showdoensis includes these protein-coding regions:
- a CDS encoding response regulator — encoded protein: MLTAPSPAGDTAARPVRVFLLDDHEVVRRGVRDLLEAEPDIEVVGEAATAREVLARVPAARPDVAVLDVRLGSATGGDHEGVEVCRELRAAMPELACLMLTSFDDDEALFDAIMAGAAGYVLKQIGGSDLVHAVRTVATGKSLLDPRMTSRVMARIRGPEPEPEPRAAATAELDRLSPREREILDLIGLGLTNRQIAERLFLAEKTVKNRVSAILGKLGVGRRIQAAMLAERLREQ
- a CDS encoding GAF domain-containing protein, with protein sequence MSDTAELPGTPLPRLDVPERMHALLAAVMDLGRDLELPQVLQGIVEAAVTLTDAEYGALGVIGDGERLSQFLPVGMADELAERIGPAPCGHGILGELIRNPVPLRLDDLARHPSSFGFPAHHPPMRTFLGAPIRVRDEVFGNIYLTEKRGAGGFDADDEAVLTTLSTAAGVAIDNARLYHDSRRREHRLEALAEITRALLAGTDPDRVLRLIARRAREVADADLAAILLPAGRGGELAVQVADGDTADAVLGARLPAGDSLAGLAACTRRPAVTADVRTDARARPLRADGGAPPEHGPVVAVPLPVDDSVCGALRLARRAGRPGFDTTEVELLSGFADQASIALELARRRAESEELAVLHDRDRIARDLHDLAIQRLFATGMTLQSATRLIGEQSAAERVSRAVDDLDATIQIIRSTILQLRTPAEDRGGPALRRRMAETVQLAAQSLGFPPSLRITGAVDTAVPDELAEHVLAVTVESLSNSARHARARRADVLLAVPEPADRLVLTITDDGIGLGAAAPTGGLLNLRSRAEQYGGTLELRDHPGGGTRVVWTVPLHQD
- the ctaD gene encoding cytochrome c oxidase subunit I, whose product is MDWLTTTDHKRIGTMYLVAALFFFCVGGVMALVMRAELARPGTQIMSNEQFNQAFTMHGSIMLLLFAMPLFTGFANWIMPLQIGAPDVAFPRLNMLAFWLYLFGSLIAAGGFLTPGGAADFGWFLYAPLSDAVHSPGLGADLWIMGVALSGFGSIAGAVNFITTILCMRAPGMTMFRMSIFTWNVLLTSLLVLLVFPVLAAALFALECDRKFGSHVFDAANGGALLWQHLFWFFGHPEVYILALPFFGIVSEVVPVFSRKPMFGYIGLVAATIAIAGLSVTVWAHHMYVTGGVLLPFFSFMTFLIAVPTGVKFFNWIGTMWKGSLSFETPMLWATGFLMTFTFGGLTGVILASPPMDFHVSDSYFVVAHFHYTLFGTVVYAMFAGFHFWWPKFTGRMLDERLGKMTFWTLTAGFHATFLVQHWLGAEGMPRRYADYLDADGFTALNTISTLGSFLLGLSFLPFFYNVWKTARYGEKVGTDDPWGYGRSLEWATSCPPPRHNFAVLPRIRSESPAFDLHHPEIAAVDRIENRPHETAGAR
- a CDS encoding globin domain-containing protein gives rise to the protein MSATTSDSYDEYHALLARQDAMRLRQRLLAPSGAERPRDSGRSFEGAADRETILRTLPLVTPFSELIDHLYRAMFAEHPYLRRLFPGSMDFQRAHLEQALRYLIEHLDRPEEVTAFCTRLGRDHRKLGVRPVHFEVFEAALAEALRRSAGERWHRELERAWLRMVRFAVTAMVEGANRSLTEPASWNATVTEHRLAAPGLAVLRVRTAEPYPYRAGQFATIESPLLPHAWRPYSVARAPRPDGELEFHVRRTGPGGVSDALVTRTRVGDVLRLGPAQGAMTLDDGPAARDVLIVAGGTGWATAKALLDELALRRTPYRAARLFLGARTPADLYDTAALTELERRHAWLRVVPVIGAGHGAPGEDSLADAVTRHGDWSRHVAYLSGPPAMVTAVAGALLETGVPAGRVLHDPVGGDTRVPVQGRGAEAVSGKQRRLPAGQAGFPDTN